The following proteins come from a genomic window of Flavobacteriaceae bacterium MAR_2010_188:
- a CDS encoding 23S rRNA m(2)A-2503 methyltransferase, with translation MKNTKKDIRSLNKEQLRDFFVSQGDKSFRGNQVYEWLWQKGVHSFEGMTNLSLDTRKLLDENFVINHIEVDQIQKSNDGTIKNAVKLHDGLIVESVLIPTKTRTTACVSSQVGCSLDCRFCATSRLKRMRNLNPDEIFDQVVAIDKESRLYHGRPLSNIVFMGMGEPLMNYNNVLKAIDKITSDEGLGMSPKRITVSTSGVPKMIKKMADDEVKFNLAVSLHSAIDEVRTSIMPFNETFPLKDLRESLEYWYSKTNTRITYEYVVWEGINDRKVDVEALIAFCKFAPSKVNLIEYNPIDDGEFQQANKDAIDMYIDMLEANNIIVTVRRSRGKDIDAACGQLANKT, from the coding sequence GTGAAGAATACAAAAAAAGATATAAGATCCCTGAATAAAGAACAACTCAGGGATTTTTTTGTTTCACAAGGGGACAAGTCCTTTAGGGGCAACCAGGTTTATGAATGGTTGTGGCAAAAAGGTGTGCATTCCTTTGAGGGAATGACCAATCTCTCTTTGGATACCAGAAAACTTTTGGATGAAAACTTTGTTATCAATCATATTGAAGTTGATCAAATCCAAAAAAGCAATGACGGTACTATTAAGAATGCAGTAAAACTTCATGACGGACTAATTGTAGAATCCGTTTTGATTCCCACTAAAACCAGGACTACCGCTTGCGTATCTTCGCAAGTTGGTTGCAGTTTAGACTGTAGGTTTTGCGCCACGTCCCGCTTAAAGCGAATGCGGAATTTAAATCCAGATGAAATCTTTGATCAAGTTGTTGCAATCGATAAGGAAAGCAGATTGTATCACGGCAGGCCGCTCAGCAACATTGTTTTTATGGGGATGGGAGAACCGTTGATGAATTACAATAATGTTCTGAAAGCGATTGATAAAATAACGTCGGATGAAGGTTTGGGGATGTCTCCGAAACGGATAACGGTTTCAACTTCGGGGGTGCCGAAGATGATCAAGAAAATGGCGGATGATGAAGTTAAATTCAATCTTGCGGTGTCCCTACATTCTGCAATCGATGAGGTGAGAACCTCGATTATGCCATTTAACGAGACCTTTCCTCTAAAAGATTTACGCGAATCCTTAGAGTATTGGTATTCTAAAACCAATACCAGAATCACTTACGAATATGTTGTTTGGGAAGGAATAAATGACCGAAAAGTTGACGTTGAAGCCTTGATTGCCTTCTGCAAATTTGCGCCGAGTAAGGTTAATTTGATTGAATACAATCCGATTGATGACGGTGAATTTCAACAAGCCAATAAAGATGCAATCGATATGTATATAGACATGTTAGAAGCAAATAATATTATTGTAACCGTGCGCCGCTCTAGAGGTAAAGATATCGATGCCGCCTGTGGTCAATTGGCCAATAAGACTTAA
- a CDS encoding S-adenosylmethionine--tRNA ribosyltransferase-isomerase → MKLSHFNFKLPEELLAEHPSEIRDESRLMVLNRKDQTIEHKLFKDLIDYFVEDDVMILNNTKVFPARLYGNKEKTGAKIEVFLLRELNEEQRLWDVLVDPARKIRIGNKLYFGEDETLVAEVIDNTTSRGRTLRFLYDGSYHEFRQKLTELGETPLPKYIKRAVEPEDEERYQTIFAKEEGAVAAPTAGLHFSKHLLKRLEIKGIKLPEVTLHVGLGTFNPVEVEDLSKHKMDSEEIVINEIATKVINNAIKEKRRICAVGTTAMRAIESSVSSSGTLNPYSGWTNKFIFPPYEFSIANAMVTNFHTPKSTLLMMASAFAGHDFIKKAYDVAIKEKYRFYTYGDAMLII, encoded by the coding sequence ATGAAATTATCACACTTCAATTTTAAATTACCAGAAGAATTATTGGCCGAACATCCTTCAGAAATTAGGGATGAATCTCGTTTAATGGTCCTAAACCGTAAAGATCAAACAATTGAGCATAAATTGTTTAAAGACTTGATCGATTATTTTGTAGAAGATGATGTCATGATATTGAATAATACCAAGGTTTTCCCCGCAAGACTTTATGGTAACAAAGAAAAAACTGGAGCTAAGATTGAAGTTTTCTTATTAAGGGAACTAAACGAAGAGCAAAGACTTTGGGACGTTTTAGTCGATCCAGCCAGAAAGATAAGAATCGGGAATAAACTTTACTTTGGTGAAGATGAGACACTTGTTGCTGAGGTCATTGATAACACAACCTCTAGAGGAAGAACTTTAAGATTTCTTTACGATGGTTCTTACCACGAATTCCGTCAGAAATTAACTGAATTAGGAGAAACTCCACTTCCAAAATACATTAAGAGAGCGGTTGAGCCAGAAGACGAAGAGCGCTACCAAACGATTTTTGCTAAGGAAGAAGGAGCAGTTGCCGCGCCAACAGCAGGTCTTCACTTTAGTAAGCATCTTTTAAAAAGATTGGAGATTAAGGGAATTAAACTTCCTGAAGTAACCCTTCACGTTGGTTTAGGAACCTTTAACCCAGTTGAGGTTGAAGATTTGAGCAAACATAAAATGGATAGCGAAGAAATCGTAATTAACGAAATTGCTACCAAAGTAATAAACAACGCCATCAAAGAAAAGAGACGTATCTGTGCCGTAGGTACAACAGCAATGCGTGCTATTGAAAGTTCGGTTTCTTCAAGCGGAACCTTAAATCCTTATTCTGGTTGGACAAATAAATTTATTTTTCCTCCTTACGAATTTAGCATCGCTAACGCAATGGTAACAAATTTTCATACGCCTAAATCAACTTTATTGATGATGGCCTCGGCTTTTGCAGGTCATGATTTTATCAAAAAGGCCTACGATGTAGCAATTAAGGAAAAATATCGATTCTATACCTATGGTGATGCCATGCTAATTATATAA
- a CDS encoding 3-phosphoshikimate 1-carboxyvinyltransferase encodes MVLTLTKSEIISGMVIDITGSKSESNRLLILQALFPAISINNLSNSDDSEAMQKALSAGDGIIDIHHAGTAMRFLTAYFSTLEGRNVTLTGSPRMKERPIEILVSALKDLGADIEYVENQGCPPLRIQGKKLSKCTVALDANVSSQYISALMLVAPSLPKGLEINLKGKVTSVPYINMTLKLLQSIGVEGSFVDNQISIAPKDSLKEEYHLTVESDWSSASYFYSIVALSEPGTTISLNSYKVDSLQGDSILAEIYQKFQVETSFMGNTITLKKLLSDDNINIDLDLSNSPDIAQTIAVTCLGLGIACKIGGLHTLKIKETDRLQALKNEIEKLGGTFNITKDSLELMPIASLNESVEIETYNDHRMAMAFAPLALNIPIAIKDYEVVSKSYPTFWDDLKTVGFRFSK; translated from the coding sequence ATGGTTCTTACTTTAACAAAATCTGAAATTATTTCTGGAATGGTGATAGATATCACCGGTTCTAAAAGTGAATCTAACAGGCTTCTTATATTACAAGCCTTGTTTCCGGCTATTTCTATTAATAATCTCTCGAACTCAGATGATAGCGAGGCTATGCAAAAAGCATTATCAGCCGGGGATGGGATTATAGATATCCATCATGCGGGTACCGCCATGAGATTTCTTACCGCTTATTTTTCAACCTTAGAAGGCCGTAATGTAACCCTTACCGGAAGTCCTAGGATGAAAGAGCGTCCGATTGAAATATTGGTGTCGGCCTTAAAAGATTTAGGAGCAGATATAGAATACGTTGAAAACCAAGGTTGCCCGCCATTAAGAATTCAAGGTAAAAAATTGAGCAAATGCACTGTAGCATTAGATGCCAATGTCAGCAGTCAGTATATTTCGGCACTTATGTTGGTTGCGCCGAGTCTACCCAAAGGTTTAGAGATAAACTTAAAAGGTAAAGTTACGTCCGTACCATACATTAATATGACTCTTAAATTGCTTCAATCTATTGGGGTTGAAGGTTCTTTTGTGGATAATCAGATTTCAATTGCCCCTAAAGACTCATTGAAAGAAGAATACCATCTAACCGTTGAATCAGACTGGTCTTCTGCCTCTTATTTTTATAGTATCGTCGCTCTGAGCGAGCCAGGAACCACTATTTCCTTGAATTCGTATAAAGTTGATTCGCTTCAAGGCGATTCGATTTTAGCGGAGATTTATCAAAAATTTCAAGTGGAAACCTCATTTATGGGAAATACCATCACTTTGAAGAAACTTCTTTCTGACGATAATATCAATATAGATTTGGATCTTTCAAACTCACCAGATATCGCACAAACCATTGCAGTAACCTGCTTAGGTTTAGGAATTGCTTGTAAAATAGGTGGTCTTCATACTCTTAAAATTAAAGAAACCGACCGATTACAAGCCCTGAAAAATGAGATAGAAAAATTGGGAGGAACATTTAACATCACTAAGGACAGTCTAGAATTGATGCCGATTGCCTCTTTAAATGAGAGCGTAGAAATCGAAACCTACAACGATCATAGAATGGCTATGGCATTTGCGCCGCTGGCTTTAAATATTCCTATAGCTATTAAGGACTACGAGGTGGTTTCTAAATCTTATCCAACATTTTGGGATGACCTAAAAACGGTCGGATTTCGATTTTCTAAATAA
- a CDS encoding NTP pyrophosphatase, house-cleaning of non-canonical NTPs: protein MDLENAQKAVDEWIKEHGVRYFNELTNMAQLTEEVGEVARIIARRYGEQSEKESDKDKDLGEELADVVFVVLCLANQTGIDLQQAFDKKLQKKTQRDKERHHNNDKLH from the coding sequence ATGGACCTAGAAAATGCGCAGAAAGCAGTAGATGAATGGATAAAAGAACATGGCGTCCGATATTTTAATGAGTTGACCAATATGGCCCAGCTCACAGAAGAAGTGGGCGAAGTGGCTCGTATCATTGCTAGAAGATATGGCGAACAAAGTGAAAAGGAAAGCGACAAGGACAAGGATTTAGGTGAAGAACTTGCGGATGTAGTTTTTGTAGTGCTTTGTCTGGCTAACCAAACTGGGATTGACCTGCAACAGGCGTTCGATAAAAAACTCCAAAAAAAGACCCAAAGGGACAAAGAACGTCACCACAATAACGATAAACTTCATTAG
- a CDS encoding D-tyrosyl-tRNA(Tyr) deacylase, whose translation MKVVIQRVSKASVEINGKIVSSISNGLLILLGIVNEDQNEDMDWLTNKILNLRIFNDVSGVMNNSILEVQGEIIVVSQFTLHALTKKGNRPSYIKAAKPDIAIPMYKKFLHTLESNFGKEVLSGEFGADMKVSLLNDGPVTIIIDSKNRE comes from the coding sequence ATGAAGGTAGTGATCCAAAGAGTATCCAAAGCTTCAGTAGAAATAAATGGAAAAATTGTTTCATCCATTTCTAATGGATTGCTAATCTTACTTGGGATTGTAAATGAAGACCAGAACGAAGACATGGACTGGTTAACCAATAAGATTTTGAATCTTCGAATTTTTAACGATGTGTCTGGGGTCATGAACAATTCTATCTTAGAGGTTCAAGGCGAAATTATCGTGGTCAGCCAATTTACTCTACATGCGCTAACAAAAAAGGGCAATCGTCCAAGTTATATTAAAGCGGCAAAACCGGATATCGCTATTCCGATGTACAAAAAATTCCTTCATACGTTAGAGTCGAATTTCGGGAAGGAAGTGTTGAGCGGTGAATTTGGTGCCGATATGAAGGTTTCACTTCTTAATGATGGTCCTGTAACCATTATCATCGACTCTAAAAACCGCGAATGA
- a CDS encoding ribosome biogenesis GTPase yields MKGTVYKSTGSWYTVQADNGDFYQCRIKGKFRIQDIKSTNPIAVGDKVDFKLETDNDEITGVITHIADRKNYIIRKSVNLSKQTHIIAANIDQVFLLVTIDNPPTFTTFIDRFLVTAEAYQIKTVLLFNKVDVYDQDTLDEVKYLSHVYTKIGYQCIEISASSGKNVDQVKALMTDKVSLFAGHSGVGKSTLINAIEPGLDLKTKAISLQHSQGQHTTTFAEMFDLSFGARIIDTPGIKGFGVVDMAKEEVGNYFPEFFKLKSKCKFNNCLHREEPKCAVKEALDANEVAFSRYKSYLQILEDEDENYRTDIWDNE; encoded by the coding sequence ATGAAAGGCACCGTTTATAAATCTACAGGAAGTTGGTATACAGTACAGGCAGATAATGGCGACTTTTATCAATGCCGAATAAAAGGAAAGTTTCGAATTCAGGATATAAAGAGTACAAACCCAATTGCTGTTGGGGATAAGGTTGATTTTAAGCTAGAAACCGACAATGACGAAATTACCGGAGTTATTACGCATATCGCTGATAGGAAGAACTACATTATCCGTAAATCGGTAAATCTTTCCAAGCAGACTCATATTATTGCCGCCAACATTGACCAAGTCTTTTTGTTGGTTACCATTGACAATCCACCTACGTTTACAACATTTATCGATCGATTTTTGGTAACTGCAGAAGCCTATCAAATTAAGACGGTTTTGCTTTTTAATAAGGTCGATGTTTACGATCAGGATACCTTGGACGAAGTAAAATACTTGTCTCACGTTTACACTAAAATCGGTTATCAGTGTATCGAAATTTCTGCTAGCAGTGGTAAGAACGTTGATCAGGTAAAAGCGCTTATGACCGATAAAGTTAGCTTATTTGCAGGTCACTCAGGAGTCGGAAAATCCACTTTGATTAATGCCATAGAACCAGGCTTAGACCTAAAAACCAAAGCAATTTCATTGCAACATTCGCAAGGCCAGCATACCACAACTTTTGCCGAAATGTTTGACTTATCTTTTGGTGCAAGGATTATCGATACGCCGGGTATTAAAGGCTTTGGGGTGGTAGATATGGCTAAGGAAGAAGTTGGTAATTATTTTCCAGAATTTTTTAAGCTTAAATCGAAATGCAAATTCAATAATTGCCTTCATCGCGAAGAACCTAAATGTGCGGTTAAAGAAGCGTTAGACGCGAATGAAGTTGCATTTTCTCGCTATAAAAGTTATTTGCAGATTCTTGAAGATGAAGATGAAAACTATAGAACAGATATTTGGGATAACGAATGA
- a CDS encoding 3-deoxy-D-arabinoheptulosonate-7-phosphate synthase gives MENKKEMRKWIDDYGLDHPLVIAGPCSAETEEQVLKIAHQLKDSDATVLRAGIWKPRTRPGNFEGVGALGLKWLQKAKEETGMMITTEVANANHVELALKHDVDILWIGARTTVSPFIVQDIADALRGTDKPVLIKNPVNPDLSLWLGAVERFYTNDIKNIGVIHRGFSTYEKTRYRNNPEWQLAIDLQNRFPDLPLILDPSHIAGRRDIIFELCQTALDLNYDGIMVETHFDPDNAWSDAAQQITPETLIQYTKDLTIRKEIGEGADFKNRINTLRTQIDVVDHQLIEMMGKRMTIADDIGKLKKAHNVAILQTKRWNEILGKMILQGEEKNLSEEFILRVFKAIHQESINHQERVINS, from the coding sequence ATGGAGAATAAAAAGGAAATGAGGAAATGGATCGACGATTACGGATTAGATCATCCATTAGTTATTGCTGGCCCTTGCAGTGCCGAAACTGAAGAACAGGTTTTAAAGATTGCTCATCAATTAAAGGATAGCGATGCCACAGTCTTACGTGCCGGTATCTGGAAACCCAGGACAAGACCTGGTAATTTTGAAGGCGTTGGCGCATTAGGTCTTAAATGGCTTCAAAAAGCTAAAGAAGAGACCGGTATGATGATTACCACCGAGGTGGCTAACGCAAACCACGTAGAATTAGCACTGAAACACGATGTTGATATCCTTTGGATTGGTGCACGTACTACCGTGAGTCCTTTTATTGTTCAAGATATTGCAGATGCTTTAAGAGGTACCGATAAACCTGTATTGATAAAGAATCCGGTTAATCCCGATCTTTCTTTATGGTTGGGAGCAGTAGAAAGATTTTATACCAATGACATCAAGAATATTGGCGTAATACATAGAGGATTTTCAACTTATGAAAAAACCAGATATAGAAATAATCCTGAATGGCAGTTGGCGATCGATCTTCAGAATAGATTTCCAGATTTACCTTTAATATTAGACCCTTCTCATATTGCAGGTCGCCGTGATATTATTTTTGAACTATGCCAGACCGCGTTAGATCTTAACTACGACGGAATAATGGTAGAGACGCATTTTGATCCTGATAACGCTTGGAGCGATGCTGCTCAACAAATTACTCCAGAGACCTTGATCCAATATACCAAGGATCTAACCATTAGAAAAGAAATTGGGGAAGGAGCGGATTTTAAAAACAGAATCAACACTCTTAGAACACAAATAGATGTAGTGGATCATCAGCTTATCGAAATGATGGGCAAACGTATGACCATTGCTGATGATATCGGGAAACTTAAAAAAGCGCATAACGTTGCAATCCTTCAAACTAAACGGTGGAATGAAATTTTAGGCAAAATGATTCTTCAAGGGGAAGAGAAAAACCTAAGTGAAGAATTTATCCTTCGGGTTTTTAAAGCTATTCACCAAGAATCAATTAATCACCAAGAACGAGTAATCAATAGCTAA
- a CDS encoding prephenate dehydrogenase, whose translation MKNIYIIGVGLIGGSLALDVKALRPDTKIFGIDKSEKHLDEAFKLGFIDEKASYDDLENAELVVLAIPVDAAVEELPIILDKIGEETLVMDVGSTKSEICRIIDEHPRRRNFLATHPISGTEFSGPSAAIRNLYKNKTNIICEVEKTAFKLQEKGLELFREMGMRIRYMNPDAHDKHIAYVSHLSHISSFMLGKTVIEKEKNERDIFDMAGSGFESTVRLAKSSPEMWTPIFKQNKENVLETLEEYIANLSKFKKFIEDDDFEEVYNEMKNTNHIKDILKGMS comes from the coding sequence ATGAAAAATATATACATCATAGGTGTTGGATTAATTGGAGGAAGCCTTGCACTCGATGTTAAAGCACTCCGACCCGATACTAAAATTTTCGGAATCGATAAAAGTGAAAAACATCTTGATGAAGCTTTTAAACTCGGTTTCATTGATGAAAAAGCGTCCTATGATGATCTTGAAAATGCCGAATTAGTTGTTTTAGCGATTCCGGTTGATGCTGCGGTGGAAGAGTTGCCAATAATATTGGATAAAATAGGAGAGGAAACCTTGGTGATGGACGTTGGTTCCACCAAATCGGAAATATGTAGAATCATAGATGAGCATCCAAGAAGACGTAATTTTTTAGCGACCCATCCAATTTCTGGGACTGAATTTTCTGGTCCTTCTGCAGCGATTAGAAATCTATATAAAAACAAAACCAACATCATCTGCGAAGTAGAAAAAACCGCTTTTAAACTTCAAGAAAAAGGCTTGGAACTTTTTAGGGAAATGGGGATGAGAATTAGATATATGAATCCCGATGCGCACGATAAGCATATCGCTTACGTCTCTCATTTATCGCACATAAGTTCGTTTATGCTGGGAAAAACGGTAATCGAAAAAGAGAAGAATGAACGTGATATTTTCGATATGGCGGGAAGTGGTTTTGAAAGTACGGTGAGGCTTGCGAAAAGTTCGCCCGAAATGTGGACGCCCATCTTTAAACAGAATAAAGAAAACGTTTTGGAGACTTTAGAAGAATACATCGCGAATCTTTCAAAGTTTAAAAAGTTTATAGAAGACGATGATTTTGAGGAGGTTTATAATGAAATGAAGAATACAAATCACATTAAGGATATTCTTAAAGGGATGAGTTAG
- a CDS encoding Aspartate/methionine/tyrosine aminotransferase gives MIQGADRLNTVEEYYFSKKLREVAMLKAAGKPIINLGIGSPDLDPPYRALHALNESLDDATAHKYQSYQGIPELRESMADFYKANFGVSLSAATEILPLMGSKEGIMHISLAFLNPGDEALIPNPGYPTYSSVTNLIGAKPVYYNLIEENHWHPDLVELETMDLSKVKIMWINYPHMPTGAVGTNKMFENLIAFAKRNDILIINDNPYSFILNDYPRSILKYKDSKNYCLELNSISKTFNMAGWRVGMVLGKHEYLQNILKVKSNMDSGMFYGIQKGAAEALQCSKVWFMSLNNVYEIRRDLVWELADALNCTYDKSASGLFVWAKLPPLVKAEEFIELILKNHSIFIAPGTIFGSNGEGYIRFSLCATTEEIEEAIARVK, from the coding sequence ATGATACAAGGAGCCGACAGATTAAACACAGTTGAAGAATACTACTTCTCTAAAAAATTGAGGGAAGTGGCCATGTTAAAAGCTGCTGGTAAACCAATCATTAACTTGGGAATCGGGAGCCCAGATTTAGATCCGCCATATAGAGCGCTGCACGCTTTAAATGAAAGTTTGGATGATGCAACTGCCCATAAATACCAAAGCTACCAAGGCATCCCAGAATTAAGGGAATCGATGGCCGATTTTTATAAGGCTAATTTTGGTGTAAGCCTAAGCGCTGCGACAGAAATTCTACCGCTGATGGGTAGTAAAGAAGGGATTATGCATATTTCGCTTGCCTTTCTTAACCCAGGAGATGAGGCGCTAATTCCTAACCCAGGTTATCCTACGTATTCTTCAGTAACCAATCTTATTGGAGCAAAGCCGGTTTACTATAATCTAATTGAAGAAAACCATTGGCATCCGGATTTGGTTGAGTTAGAAACTATGGATCTGAGCAAGGTCAAGATTATGTGGATCAATTACCCGCACATGCCAACTGGCGCCGTTGGGACCAACAAGATGTTCGAAAACTTGATTGCCTTTGCCAAACGTAATGACATCCTTATAATCAATGATAATCCATATAGTTTTATACTTAATGATTACCCAAGAAGTATTTTGAAGTATAAGGATTCAAAGAATTATTGCCTTGAGCTCAATTCTATCAGCAAGACCTTTAATATGGCAGGCTGGAGAGTAGGGATGGTACTAGGTAAGCATGAATATCTTCAAAATATATTAAAAGTGAAGAGTAATATGGATTCAGGGATGTTCTACGGAATTCAAAAAGGAGCAGCCGAAGCACTTCAATGTTCGAAGGTTTGGTTTATGAGCCTTAACAATGTGTATGAAATCCGTCGCGATTTGGTCTGGGAACTTGCCGATGCATTAAACTGCACTTACGATAAATCGGCCTCTGGGCTATTTGTCTGGGCAAAATTGCCGCCTTTGGTTAAAGCTGAAGAATTTATAGAACTGATATTGAAAAATCATTCAATTTTTATTGCTCCAGGAACAATATTCGGGAGTAATGGCGAAGGTTATATCAGATTTTCGTTATGTGCCACAACAGAAGAAATTGAAGAAGCAATCGCAAGGGTGAAATGA
- a CDS encoding prephenate dehydratase, with amino-acid sequence MNRPIAIQGIKGSFHHIVVKEYFGENEDVVECMSFDETVENVLNGNCGAAVMAIENSIAGSIIPNYALIDDNNLHIIGEHYLDIQHNLMGLSGQRLEDIKEVYSHPMALLQCKEFFKDNQSIRLIEDKDTAEVARRIQEKQIAGVGAIASKLASELFDLEIIAESIQTIKHNETRFVIVKTSNSVLPEAEINKVSLKFELEHKRGSLASILNVVSDCNLSLTKIQSLPKIDTPWTYSFFVDVTFNKYSDFKKADAIMQIMAQHYKVLGEYKNSRL; translated from the coding sequence TTGAACCGACCAATCGCTATACAAGGAATAAAAGGCTCTTTTCACCACATTGTGGTGAAGGAATATTTTGGGGAAAACGAGGATGTGGTAGAATGCATGTCTTTTGATGAGACCGTTGAGAATGTCCTAAATGGTAATTGTGGAGCGGCAGTCATGGCAATTGAAAATTCCATTGCAGGCTCAATTATCCCAAATTATGCGCTTATCGATGATAACAACCTTCATATTATAGGCGAACATTATTTGGACATTCAGCACAATCTAATGGGTTTGAGCGGTCAAAGATTGGAGGATATAAAAGAAGTTTACTCGCATCCTATGGCACTCCTGCAGTGCAAGGAATTTTTCAAGGATAATCAAAGTATTCGTCTGATCGAGGATAAGGATACGGCCGAAGTCGCGAGAAGGATTCAAGAGAAGCAAATAGCAGGTGTGGGAGCGATTGCCAGTAAATTAGCTTCGGAGTTGTTCGATTTGGAAATTATCGCTGAAAGCATTCAAACTATAAAGCATAACGAAACCAGGTTTGTTATCGTCAAAACCTCTAACAGCGTTTTGCCGGAGGCAGAAATCAACAAGGTTTCGCTAAAATTTGAACTCGAACACAAACGTGGAAGTCTTGCATCCATTCTTAATGTGGTCAGTGATTGCAATCTTAGTTTAACCAAGATTCAATCTCTTCCAAAAATCGATACACCTTGGACCTATTCGTTTTTTGTGGATGTAACATTTAATAAGTACAGCGATTTTAAAAAGGCCGATGCAATTATGCAGATTATGGCGCAACACTATAAAGTTTTGGGTGAATACAAAAATTCTAGGTTATGA
- a CDS encoding protein involved in gliding motility GldA, with product MSIEVENISKFYKDQAALDDVSFKLNKGEIVGFLGPNGAGKSTMMKILTTYIEPTNGIASVNGHNIFSDQRNVQKTIGYLPEHNPLHLEMYVKEYLNFNGQIYGIPKSRIDEVVEMTGLTPEAHKKISQLSKGYRQRVGLANALLHNPEVLILDEPTTGLDPNQLVDIRKLIISLGRDKTVFLSTHIMQEVEAMCDRVIIINKGKIVADKKLKDLKADQQQIIEVEFDYRVEDVLLNQIKHVTAVRNTHDFVYELSFGVKEDMRPKVFDFAHDNGLKILQLNQKNKNLESLFRELTSN from the coding sequence ATGTCCATAGAAGTTGAAAATATCAGCAAGTTTTATAAAGATCAAGCTGCTTTAGATGACGTTTCATTCAAATTGAATAAAGGCGAAATCGTTGGCTTTTTAGGACCCAACGGCGCGGGTAAATCTACCATGATGAAGATTTTAACCACTTACATTGAACCAACGAATGGCATCGCATCGGTAAATGGACATAATATTTTTAGCGATCAGCGAAACGTGCAAAAAACCATAGGTTATCTTCCAGAACATAATCCTTTGCATTTAGAAATGTACGTAAAGGAATATCTGAACTTTAACGGACAGATATACGGCATTCCAAAATCCAGAATAGATGAGGTTGTAGAAATGACGGGGTTAACCCCAGAAGCCCACAAAAAAATAAGCCAGCTTTCTAAAGGATACAGACAAAGAGTTGGTTTGGCCAATGCTTTATTGCACAATCCAGAAGTTTTGATTTTAGATGAACCTACCACTGGTTTAGATCCTAACCAACTGGTAGATATTAGAAAACTAATCATTTCCTTGGGTCGCGACAAAACCGTTTTTCTTTCTACGCATATTATGCAGGAAGTAGAAGCTATGTGCGACCGCGTAATCATTATAAATAAAGGAAAAATTGTTGCGGACAAAAAACTTAAAGATTTAAAGGCCGATCAACAACAGATTATAGAAGTAGAATTTGATTATCGGGTGGAAGATGTTTTGCTTAACCAGATTAAGCATGTAACCGCGGTCAGAAACACTCATGATTTTGTTTACGAATTGAGTTTCGGGGTAAAGGAAGATATGCGTCCGAAAGTATTTGATTTTGCTCATGATAATGGACTGAAGATTCTTCAACTTAACCAAAAGAACAAAAATCTAGAAAGTCTTTTTAGAGAACTTACTTCAAATTAA